From a single Paenibacillus sp. FSL W8-0426 genomic region:
- a CDS encoding MarR family transcriptional regulator, with protein MDKNEMNEEEMRIWHMWKGSFQTIFGRVIKDMSENTGLSEGDFGVLDRLDLLGEGSLRQQDLADSMGWDKSRLSHHLTRMEKRGLVKRKPLNTDRGVQVTITPAGKSALDDARPVVSKAIRRHFFDQLTDQDIESISRLAEKTKSSSCKAPSP; from the coding sequence ATGGATAAGAACGAGATGAACGAAGAAGAAATGAGAATATGGCATATGTGGAAGGGTTCCTTCCAGACCATCTTCGGCCGCGTAATCAAAGACATGTCTGAGAATACAGGGCTATCCGAAGGGGACTTTGGAGTCTTGGACCGGTTAGACCTGTTAGGGGAAGGCAGCCTTCGCCAGCAGGATTTAGCCGACTCGATGGGCTGGGATAAGAGCCGATTGTCACATCATCTGACGCGGATGGAGAAACGTGGACTCGTGAAGAGGAAACCGCTGAACACGGATCGTGGCGTTCAAGTCACCATCACTCCGGCAGGGAAATCAGCGCTTGATGATGCACGTCCCGTCGTCTCGAAGGCAATACGCAGACATTTTTTTGATCAATTAACGGATCAAGACATCGAGTCGATTTCTAGGCTGGCCGAAAAAACAAAGTCTTCGTCTTGTAAAGCCCCGTCGCCTTGA
- a CDS encoding alpha/beta hydrolase, with translation MHKHTNEEIGFVFVHGAGLGSQIWSSVVKGLDHPALLLEFPLRDSSADSGSSLTLEDYVVHMKKQVNEWSTPRFVIVAHSLGGVLALRLASEFADRVAGFVAIGAAIPKNGGSFVSVLPFPKRMIMSAIMRRWGTKPPESVIRAGLCNDLSEDQTTEIVKGFIPEAVRVYTDRVNAGVPLVPKLYVKLTEDKEFHPSLQNKMIANLSPQSVQHLQAGHLPMISSPDHLRQLLRSFLNSLDESRRPAAQSFNAREQRT, from the coding sequence ATGCATAAGCACACAAATGAAGAAATCGGTTTTGTATTCGTCCATGGTGCGGGATTAGGGAGCCAAATATGGAGCAGCGTCGTGAAAGGACTGGATCATCCTGCTCTGCTTCTTGAGTTTCCTCTTAGAGACAGCTCCGCGGATTCCGGGAGCAGTCTGACGCTAGAAGATTATGTGGTCCATATGAAAAAGCAAGTGAATGAATGGAGCACTCCAAGGTTTGTTATCGTAGCCCATTCGCTTGGGGGGGTTCTTGCCCTGAGACTCGCATCGGAGTTCGCTGATCGAGTGGCGGGATTTGTTGCTATAGGGGCGGCTATCCCCAAGAACGGCGGTTCATTCGTATCTGTCCTTCCATTCCCGAAAAGAATGATCATGTCGGCCATAATGCGCAGATGGGGCACAAAACCTCCCGAATCCGTAATCCGCGCGGGATTATGCAATGACTTGTCCGAGGATCAGACAACGGAAATCGTAAAAGGGTTCATCCCCGAGGCCGTACGCGTATACACAGACCGGGTTAATGCAGGCGTCCCGCTTGTTCCCAAGCTGTACGTCAAGTTAACGGAGGATAAGGAATTCCATCCTTCCTTGCAAAATAAAATGATCGCAAACCTTTCCCCGCAATCTGTCCAGCATTTGCAGGCCGGGCACTTACCGATGATCAGCAGTCCGGATCATTTGAGGCAGCTATTGCGGTCTTTCCTGAACAGCCTGGATGAATCGCGCAGGCCCGCTGCCCAATCGTTCAATGCCCGTGAACAGCGAACGTAA
- a CDS encoding YdeI/OmpD-associated family protein, translating into MTKTIVEKLNLHKFKRVAVLYRPESEHGLSGLSDYDTELTGGPYDLIFAYVFNIESLRDLVHQVIDQNNLNQGGYLYAAYPKKGNKVYSTYIHRDSLFEGVGADEDGYIGTSSLKFARMVGLNDVFTVVGFKAEAQKKKDAPSKPSQRVDDYAALIPAIEKDLSDRPEALAFYRSLTPGYRKDWARYVYSAVQESTRAKRRTEMKKILGEGYKSIDTYRRDHP; encoded by the coding sequence ATGACAAAAACGATTGTGGAAAAGTTGAATCTGCATAAATTCAAGAGGGTTGCAGTGTTGTACAGACCGGAGAGTGAACACGGCTTATCGGGGTTATCTGACTATGATACCGAATTAACGGGCGGACCCTATGATCTTATTTTTGCTTACGTGTTTAATATCGAATCGCTTCGGGACCTCGTCCATCAAGTGATTGATCAGAACAACTTGAATCAAGGAGGCTATTTGTACGCAGCTTACCCCAAGAAGGGGAACAAAGTGTACTCAACCTATATTCATAGAGACAGTCTTTTTGAAGGGGTGGGAGCCGATGAGGACGGCTACATTGGAACGAGCAGCCTGAAGTTTGCACGTATGGTGGGCTTGAACGATGTGTTTACCGTTGTCGGTTTCAAAGCAGAGGCACAAAAGAAGAAGGATGCACCCTCTAAGCCAAGTCAACGCGTGGATGATTATGCAGCGCTGATTCCTGCTATAGAAAAGGATTTGAGCGATCGTCCTGAGGCACTGGCTTTCTATCGATCCCTTACTCCCGGATACCGGAAGGATTGGGCTCGTTATGTCTACAGTGCCGTACAGGAGTCAACCCGGGCCAAACGACGAACCGAAATGAAAAAGATTTTAGGCGAAGGGTACAAAAGCATCGATACTTACCGAAGGGACCACCCGTAA
- a CDS encoding glycosyltransferase family 2 protein — protein sequence MGTRTGNTIKQQGVSIIACTKRQSYIRNLFNNFSRQNHAKKELIIIVNNDKIPLEPYRTLAKKHQNVQVYRVPERSSLGACLNFAVKKSKYSYVAKFDDDDYYAPYYLTESLEAFQRTNADVIGKRAHYMYLRGSKTLVLRFPQDENRPVTKLPGATLVIKRDVLNNVRFPDRNVGEDDLFCLRSKRKGYNVYSAGKHNFVAIRRKNSSNHTWIVSDKKILAHSKKIPPVKNYEKFVQKKPKGAL from the coding sequence ATGGGAACCCGCACAGGAAACACCATAAAACAGCAGGGAGTCTCTATTATTGCCTGCACGAAACGCCAAAGCTATATACGAAACTTGTTTAATAATTTCAGCCGGCAGAACCATGCAAAGAAAGAGCTTATTATTATCGTCAACAACGATAAGATCCCACTTGAACCTTATCGCACGTTAGCCAAAAAGCATCAAAATGTACAGGTTTATCGGGTTCCGGAACGTTCCTCGCTCGGTGCTTGTCTGAACTTTGCCGTCAAGAAATCGAAGTACAGCTATGTTGCCAAATTCGACGATGACGATTATTACGCCCCCTACTATTTGACGGAAAGCCTTGAGGCCTTTCAAAGAACCAACGCCGATGTGATCGGAAAGCGGGCACATTATATGTATTTGCGTGGATCAAAGACCCTGGTCCTTCGTTTTCCGCAGGATGAAAATCGACCCGTAACCAAGCTCCCTGGCGCAACGCTTGTCATTAAACGGGACGTTCTTAACAACGTTCGCTTCCCGGATCGAAATGTCGGCGAAGACGATCTTTTTTGCTTAAGAAGCAAGCGGAAGGGGTACAACGTTTATTCTGCTGGAAAGCATAATTTTGTGGCCATTCGCCGGAAAAACTCATCCAACCATACATGGATCGTCAGCGATAAAAAGATCCTCGCTCACAGCAAAAAAATCCCCCCTGTTAAAAATTACGAGAAGTTTGTGCAAAAAAAGCCAAAGGGTGCATTATAA
- a CDS encoding YafY family protein yields the protein MHKPQRLIQLIMAINAKKSFTVKELADEFGRSTRTITRDLQELSELGIPIYSIQGRGGGYKLLQERMLPPISLSESEAIAMFFACQSLDFFSSLPFGDGAESALHKFYHYLPADIKEQIDRLKGRIMLWSPYRSMAPGILQTLLQAIMVGSVVTLEYNSGSGVGLRNVQPIGLYTSSGYWYCPAYCFHREDIRQFRADRILSVSLNESVPSREDIRKMTLMNKPEKGHLDQTTLQMELTRKGIWLLESNPRFASGIQRNEDGSGTAAVQIATEDLHFYVDLIWNLGSEVKIKGPLEAITYIQEKAEAIRLLYS from the coding sequence ATGCACAAGCCCCAGCGTCTCATTCAATTAATTATGGCGATCAATGCCAAAAAGTCATTTACCGTAAAGGAACTTGCCGATGAATTTGGGCGATCCACCCGAACCATTACTCGGGACTTGCAGGAACTGAGTGAACTCGGTATACCGATCTATTCCATCCAAGGAAGAGGCGGAGGGTATAAACTGCTTCAAGAAAGAATGCTCCCGCCTATCAGCCTTTCTGAAAGCGAAGCCATCGCCATGTTTTTTGCGTGCCAGTCATTGGATTTCTTCAGTTCCCTGCCTTTTGGAGATGGGGCCGAGTCTGCATTGCACAAGTTCTATCATTATCTGCCTGCCGATATTAAGGAACAGATCGACCGCCTGAAGGGGAGAATCATGTTGTGGAGTCCGTACCGTTCCATGGCCCCGGGGATTCTTCAAACACTGCTGCAGGCCATCATGGTTGGCAGCGTGGTCACCTTGGAGTACAATTCCGGCAGCGGGGTTGGCCTGAGGAATGTTCAGCCCATTGGTCTCTATACAAGCTCGGGTTATTGGTACTGCCCGGCTTATTGCTTCCATCGGGAAGATATTCGCCAGTTCAGGGCGGATCGGATCCTTTCTGTATCACTCAACGAATCGGTCCCTTCGCGGGAGGACATCCGCAAGATGACTTTGATGAATAAGCCGGAAAAAGGGCATCTGGATCAGACGACGCTTCAGATGGAGCTGACACGGAAGGGGATATGGCTGCTGGAATCCAATCCTCGTTTTGCTTCAGGCATACAGCGCAACGAAGACGGCAGCGGAACGGCAGCGGTACAGATCGCCACGGAGGATCTGCATTTCTATGTAGACTTGATCTGGAACCTCGGCAGTGAAGTCAAAATAAAGGGGCCGCTCGAAGCGATAACGTACATTCAGGAAAAAGCAGAGGCTATACGGTTACTATACAGCTAG
- a CDS encoding glycosyltransferase family A protein: MPNPDNPREHNAVSIITCTKRPQCMDTLFHNYSRQNYKNKELIVILNQRNLKVSEYIKAANQHPNVRIYSLPEHISLGHCLNYGASLAKYGLIAKFDDDDYYAPGYLTDSVRTLLKTNADIVGKRAHYMYLSGKKLLLLRYYNRANQYVSLVQGATLLVKRHVLSQVGFPDQNRGECVKFCADCLAKGYKIYSGSPSNFLAIRSRNAKDHTWVVSEKELLSRNVKVLKTRNPQKFVCQN, translated from the coding sequence ATGCCAAACCCGGATAATCCCCGTGAACACAATGCTGTTTCCATCATTACGTGTACCAAAAGGCCGCAGTGCATGGATACCCTTTTTCATAACTACAGCAGACAAAATTATAAGAATAAAGAGCTGATCGTCATATTAAATCAACGTAATCTGAAGGTCAGCGAGTATATAAAGGCGGCAAATCAACATCCAAATGTGAGGATCTACAGCTTGCCGGAGCACATATCGCTTGGCCATTGCCTTAATTACGGGGCTTCATTAGCTAAATACGGGCTCATTGCCAAATTTGACGATGACGATTATTATGCTCCCGGCTATTTAACGGACAGTGTGCGAACCCTGTTAAAGACCAACGCGGACATCGTGGGAAAGCGGGCCCACTATATGTATTTGAGCGGCAAAAAACTCCTCCTGCTTCGCTACTATAACAGGGCCAATCAATATGTTTCCCTCGTTCAGGGAGCAACCCTTCTCGTCAAACGTCATGTGCTAAGCCAGGTTGGGTTCCCCGATCAAAATCGAGGGGAGTGCGTAAAGTTTTGTGCCGACTGTCTTGCAAAAGGGTACAAGATTTATTCGGGCAGCCCATCCAACTTCCTCGCGATTCGCAGCAGGAACGCCAAAGACCATACATGGGTCGTAAGCGAAAAAGAGCTTTTATCCCGCAACGTTAAAGTATTGAAAACGAGAAACCCCCAAAAATTCGTATGTCAAAATTAA
- a CDS encoding ABC transporter permease subunit — MIPLIRNENMKIYKRKRTWVMIAIVLLYVLLQIVNLKTAGNSLTGDNWRAQLEQENVQYSQEAAKPDALKIEIKQAEKHILLNQYYLDRNIPHSTNAWSFAVDQVQNIIFAASLISVIIAGEIVAAEFVSGTIKLLLTRSASRTKIYLSKYIAAILFALLLSAAGILLATILGGFIFGFDGLADSYFYVKDQAVREVPTLQILLAGYVLHIPFLLIATTLSFMISAAFRSTTFSIVISLLVALAGFVIAIAMDGWAWTKYFVFSHTDLTPLLYGNPSVDGVTLGFSLVFIVLHLALMHLISYPLFVKRDVT; from the coding sequence TTGATTCCACTTATTCGCAATGAAAACATGAAGATTTATAAACGAAAGCGTACGTGGGTGATGATTGCTATCGTTTTGTTATACGTGCTGCTTCAAATCGTAAATTTGAAGACAGCCGGAAACAGCTTGACAGGTGACAATTGGCGAGCACAGCTGGAACAAGAAAATGTGCAATACAGCCAGGAAGCTGCCAAGCCGGATGCGCTGAAGATTGAAATCAAACAGGCCGAGAAACATATCCTGCTGAATCAATACTATTTAGATCGCAACATCCCGCATAGTACTAATGCCTGGAGCTTTGCAGTAGACCAAGTGCAGAATATCATTTTTGCGGCTTCTTTAATTTCGGTCATTATTGCCGGCGAAATCGTTGCCGCCGAATTCGTATCCGGCACGATCAAGCTGCTGTTGACCCGTTCCGCCAGCCGCACCAAGATCTATCTGTCCAAGTACATCGCCGCCATTCTGTTCGCCCTGTTGTTATCTGCGGCCGGCATACTCTTGGCCACCATCTTAGGGGGTTTCATATTCGGTTTCGATGGATTAGCGGACAGCTATTTCTATGTCAAAGACCAAGCCGTAAGGGAAGTACCCACGCTGCAGATTTTGTTGGCTGGATATGTTCTTCATATTCCATTCTTGCTGATCGCAACTACGCTCTCTTTCATGATTTCCGCTGCTTTCCGCAGCACGACCTTCTCCATCGTGATTTCCCTGCTTGTTGCATTGGCTGGATTCGTAATCGCGATCGCGATGGACGGCTGGGCATGGACGAAATACTTCGTCTTCTCCCACACTGACCTAACACCGCTCCTGTACGGAAATCCTTCTGTTGATGGGGTAACGTTAGGATTCTCCCTTGTATTTATCGTGCTTCATCTCGCACTCATGCATTTGATATCATACCCCTTGTTTGTAAAGCGGGATGTAACCTAA
- a CDS encoding alpha/beta fold hydrolase → MNINVNTPTPVISIKPVVLSAPDRGEDLQVRVSAPATGHNLPIVVFSHGFGSSMDGYAPLADFWAAHGFVVIQPTHLDSRTLNLPPEDARTPLIWRVRIDDLKRVLDQLDQIEASIPGLSGRLDRSRIAAAGHSWGGQTVSTLLGARVLDADGKPGEDMSDPRIKAGVLLATTGKGGADLTPFAAEHFPFMNPSFEDMNTPTLVVAGDKDQSMLSTRGPDWFTDPYFLSPGSKSLLTLFGGEHSLGGIPGYSVTETTDESPERVALLQRITWAYLRSALGIDDSSWQAALADLEEDDNALGRIESK, encoded by the coding sequence ATGAATATCAACGTTAATACGCCTACTCCGGTCATTTCAATAAAACCGGTAGTTCTATCCGCCCCGGACCGGGGTGAGGATCTGCAAGTGCGGGTATCTGCGCCCGCGACGGGACACAACCTGCCTATTGTGGTTTTCTCCCACGGCTTTGGCTCGTCGATGGACGGTTACGCCCCGTTGGCTGACTTCTGGGCCGCTCACGGCTTCGTGGTCATTCAACCCACCCACCTCGACTCCAGAACGCTGAATCTTCCTCCTGAAGATGCCCGAACACCACTGATCTGGCGCGTTCGAATCGATGATCTGAAACGCGTCCTCGACCAGCTTGATCAGATTGAGGCTTCCATTCCCGGCCTCAGCGGGCGCCTGGATCGAAGCCGCATCGCCGCAGCTGGCCACTCTTGGGGAGGCCAGACGGTAAGCACGCTGCTCGGCGCGCGGGTTCTCGATGCCGACGGCAAGCCGGGCGAAGACATGTCCGACCCGCGAATCAAGGCGGGCGTGTTGCTTGCCACGACGGGCAAGGGCGGAGCTGACTTGACCCCATTCGCTGCCGAGCATTTTCCTTTCATGAACCCGAGCTTCGAGGACATGAATACGCCGACCCTCGTGGTGGCAGGAGATAAAGACCAGTCCATGCTTTCCACTCGGGGACCGGATTGGTTCACCGACCCATACTTTTTGAGCCCTGGCAGCAAGAGCCTACTTACTCTTTTCGGGGGAGAACACTCGCTTGGCGGAATCCCCGGGTACAGCGTCACGGAGACGACGGACGAGAGTCCCGAACGGGTCGCCCTGCTCCAACGAATCACATGGGCTTACCTGCGCAGTGCGCTGGGCATCGACGATTCCAGCTGGCAAGCAGCCCTGGCAGATCTTGAAGAGGACGACAATGCTCTGGGTCGCATCGAATCCAAGTAA
- a CDS encoding hybrid sensor histidine kinase/response regulator transcription factor: MRFLIPKRWSWPDWTMLAIRILWVVAVIILMYQDQPVFPFWMVFAPLLLCNLIPFFFVKGRYSQYLIAECLLAGGVSLFLAYDLGLIRLFPPALFTIAFYSRGRAHWYSLPAAVTLFVLSAGNSAISSLSHSVIWQSLFDAMILYGVSYALQKGALAINAIRQRLALIKEQYTILEQYSSQIERMTLLEERYRMARELHDIIGHTFTSLILGMETLKSHIHSDEGEAKLQGMLKLARTGLDDIRHQVHQMDPIEEALPLDRSLLQMLDEFKENTGIRVVFRTMGEPYPVMKQVKLVLYRCLQEALTNASRHGQASTIQVLLQYDHLQVMLQVQDNGKGDDNLQYGFGLTGMKERLAPLQGQLYIHSQAEAGTMVTCTIPNPSREGGQKIKILLADDQPLIRESLRLLLGEEKDFEVVVVGDGKQAVAQCGKDRPDIVLMDINMPEMDGIAATRSIKETWPDIRIIMITTIEDISLASEALRIGAEGYMLKSIHPKELAATIRLIYGGGTFISQDVAHQLFQNQKGDKAPNPYELTEREIDVLRCLTEGLRNKEIAQRLHLSEGTIRNYISSIYLKLQVGGREEAVEKVKAEFPLLNRYP; the protein is encoded by the coding sequence ATGCGTTTTCTTATCCCAAAACGGTGGTCATGGCCGGATTGGACCATGCTTGCCATTCGCATCTTATGGGTCGTCGCCGTGATCATTTTGATGTATCAAGACCAGCCTGTCTTTCCTTTTTGGATGGTGTTTGCTCCACTTTTGCTATGTAATCTTATCCCCTTTTTCTTTGTGAAGGGCCGATACTCCCAATATCTGATTGCGGAATGCTTGCTGGCTGGAGGAGTATCCTTATTTCTTGCTTACGACCTTGGTTTGATAAGATTGTTTCCGCCGGCTCTCTTTACGATTGCATTCTATAGCCGGGGGCGAGCCCACTGGTACTCGCTGCCCGCAGCTGTAACATTGTTTGTTCTGAGCGCGGGGAATTCCGCCATTTCGTCGTTGTCTCACTCTGTCATATGGCAAAGCTTATTCGACGCGATGATCCTCTACGGTGTCAGTTATGCGCTGCAAAAGGGGGCTTTGGCGATCAATGCCATCAGGCAAAGGCTGGCGTTAATCAAAGAACAATATACGATTTTGGAGCAATATTCCTCGCAGATCGAGAGAATGACGCTGCTGGAGGAACGTTACCGAATGGCTCGCGAGCTGCATGATATCATTGGACATACCTTTACTTCCTTGATTTTGGGGATGGAGACATTGAAGTCCCATATTCATTCGGACGAGGGAGAAGCCAAGTTGCAGGGCATGCTCAAGCTGGCGAGAACGGGGCTGGACGATATCCGCCATCAGGTGCATCAGATGGATCCAATTGAGGAGGCGCTGCCTTTGGATCGATCGCTGCTTCAGATGCTGGACGAATTCAAGGAGAACACCGGGATTCGGGTCGTATTTCGTACGATGGGCGAGCCTTACCCTGTCATGAAGCAAGTCAAGCTTGTTTTGTATCGCTGCCTCCAGGAAGCGTTGACCAATGCCAGCCGTCATGGGCAAGCCAGCACGATTCAAGTCCTGCTTCAGTACGATCATCTGCAGGTGATGCTGCAGGTCCAGGATAACGGCAAAGGCGACGATAACCTTCAATATGGATTTGGTCTGACAGGCATGAAGGAGCGGCTGGCCCCATTGCAAGGCCAACTCTATATCCATTCGCAAGCCGAGGCGGGCACGATGGTTACCTGCACGATTCCCAATCCATCTCGTGAAGGCGGACAGAAGATCAAAATTCTTTTGGCTGATGACCAACCTTTGATCCGTGAGAGCCTGAGGCTCCTGTTGGGAGAAGAGAAGGATTTTGAAGTTGTGGTTGTTGGCGACGGCAAACAGGCCGTTGCGCAATGCGGGAAAGATCGTCCCGACATTGTTTTGATGGACATCAACATGCCGGAAATGGATGGCATCGCGGCTACCAGGTCCATTAAAGAGACATGGCCGGACATTCGGATCATTATGATCACAACGATTGAAGATATTTCTTTGGCGTCGGAGGCGCTTCGAATCGGGGCGGAAGGCTATATGCTGAAATCCATACACCCTAAGGAGCTGGCAGCAACCATCCGGCTCATATACGGCGGGGGGACGTTTATCTCGCAAGATGTAGCCCATCAATTATTCCAAAACCAGAAGGGGGATAAAGCGCCGAATCCGTACGAGCTGACTGAACGGGAAATCGATGTTCTCCGGTGCCTGACAGAAGGGCTTCGTAACAAGGAGATCGCGCAGAGACTGCATCTATCGGAGGGAACCATTCGGAATTATATCTCATCCATCTACCTGAAACTGCAGGTAGGTGGCCGCGAAGAGGCTGTAGAGAAGGTAAAGGCAGAGTTTCCGCTGCTTAACAGGTACCCGTAA
- a CDS encoding SDR family oxidoreductase, producing MQNKPVALVTGANKGIGLQIAKDLAGHGFTVLVGSRNLDNGETAAKSIGADARALQLDVTSQASIAAAAERIGSDGGRLDVLVNNAGISHAGKPGRTLEEIGNSGRPSAASLDEVRAVFETNVFGVIAVTQAMLPLLLKAPAGRIVNVSSGAGSLTLNADPTNPHRPMFGAVYSPSKTALNAITLSFAIELESTGIKVNAVCPGFTSTDLNNFEGTGNVEQAARQPVRLALLDENGPTGTFSNESGLLPW from the coding sequence ATGCAAAATAAACCGGTCGCCCTGGTTACCGGGGCCAACAAAGGAATCGGTCTTCAAATTGCAAAGGATCTCGCGGGGCACGGCTTTACCGTGCTCGTCGGATCTCGCAATCTCGATAATGGAGAAACGGCGGCGAAGAGCATCGGAGCGGATGCCCGCGCCCTCCAACTCGACGTCACGAGTCAGGCCTCCATCGCAGCCGCTGCAGAGCGCATCGGCAGCGATGGAGGCCGTCTTGACGTGCTCGTCAACAATGCCGGCATCTCTCACGCGGGCAAGCCAGGCCGGACGCTTGAGGAGATCGGGAATTCAGGTCGGCCTAGCGCTGCGTCTCTGGACGAGGTGCGGGCAGTGTTCGAGACGAACGTGTTCGGCGTGATCGCCGTCACGCAAGCGATGCTGCCGCTCTTGCTTAAGGCACCGGCTGGACGCATCGTCAACGTATCAAGCGGCGCAGGCTCGCTGACGTTGAACGCGGACCCGACCAATCCGCACCGTCCGATGTTCGGCGCCGTTTACAGCCCGTCCAAAACCGCCCTGAATGCGATCACGCTCTCTTTTGCCATCGAACTCGAGTCCACAGGCATCAAGGTCAACGCCGTATGCCCGGGCTTCACTTCCACGGACCTCAACAACTTCGAGGGTACGGGCAATGTCGAGCAGGCCGCCCGTCAACCCGTGCGCCTCGCACTCCTCGACGAGAACGGCCCGACGGGCACGTTTTCGAACGAGAGCGGCCTGCTCCCATGGTGA
- a CDS encoding ABC transporter ATP-binding protein — protein MSLLQIRELTKRIGNKVIVDRVTLGMEEGEIVGLLGPNGAGKTTTIRMIVGLMSKSGGEVLINGMDAHTHFEQAMKHVGVIVENPDLYKYLSGYDNLIHFSRMTPGVTEARIREVIALVGLEVSINDKVSTYSLGMRQRLGLAIVLVHKPSLLVLDEPTNGLDPAGIRELRGHLKHLAHKEGVGIMISSHLMSEMEMMCDRVAILQKGKLAGVHQISDMADDERTQVRFEVDRPDLAVQILQAIMAGDEITADQHHIQIRIAKGHIPEISRKLMEAGINVYGVSTIKKTLEDKFMEVTGGEQH, from the coding sequence TTGTCGCTGCTGCAAATTCGCGAACTCACAAAAAGGATAGGAAACAAAGTCATTGTTGATCGGGTAACGCTGGGTATGGAAGAGGGGGAAATCGTGGGACTCCTCGGCCCGAACGGAGCAGGAAAAACGACGACGATTCGGATGATCGTGGGCCTCATGTCCAAATCGGGAGGTGAGGTTCTGATCAACGGTATGGATGCTCATACACATTTTGAACAAGCCATGAAACACGTTGGCGTCATCGTGGAAAATCCGGATTTATACAAATATCTATCAGGTTATGACAATTTGATTCACTTCTCCCGCATGACGCCGGGCGTGACAGAGGCAAGAATCCGGGAAGTCATCGCTCTTGTCGGGTTGGAGGTCAGCATTAATGATAAAGTGTCCACCTACTCTCTAGGCATGCGGCAGCGGTTAGGCCTTGCCATCGTTCTCGTCCATAAGCCTTCCCTGCTTGTCCTTGATGAACCAACTAACGGACTCGACCCGGCAGGGATCCGGGAGCTGAGAGGCCACTTGAAGCATCTCGCGCATAAAGAAGGCGTGGGCATTATGATCTCCAGCCACCTCATGTCCGAGATGGAAATGATGTGCGACCGGGTCGCGATTTTGCAAAAAGGGAAGCTGGCAGGCGTTCATCAAATATCGGATATGGCGGACGACGAACGAACCCAAGTCCGATTCGAGGTCGACCGGCCGGATTTAGCAGTACAGATCCTGCAAGCGATCATGGCAGGCGATGAAATAACGGCCGATCAACACCACATTCAAATCCGCATCGCCAAAGGGCATATCCCTGAGATTAGCCGAAAGCTGATGGAGGCCGGAATTAATGTGTATGGTGTGAGCACGATCAAGAAGACGCTGGAAGACAAGTTCATGGAGGTAACAGGAGGAGAACAACATTGA